From a region of the Acanthochromis polyacanthus isolate Apoly-LR-REF ecotype Palm Island chromosome 3, KAUST_Apoly_ChrSc, whole genome shotgun sequence genome:
- the dnajb14 gene encoding LOW QUALITY PROTEIN: dnaJ homolog subfamily B member 14 (The sequence of the model RefSeq protein was modified relative to this genomic sequence to represent the inferred CDS: inserted 1 base in 1 codon): MEGNRDEAEKCINIATKALEAGDKEKALKFLNKAEKLFPTARAKALLDALTKNGSSAGNGAYRRRPAERSETTGAQPEGESQESGGGESSKGFNKEQVEGVQRIKRCKDYYEVLGVSKEANEDELKKAYRKLALKFHPDKXHAPGATEAFKKIGNAYAVLSNADKRRQYDLTGGEEPSSPSHSHGGGFDFHRGFEADITPEDLFNMFFGGGFPSSSAHTFTNGRTSYSHQTDYRQERTEERGDGGFSMFIQLMPIVVLILVSILSQMMVSPPPYSLYSRPSTGQTVKRQTENLQVDYYVTRDFKSEFKGSALQQIEKNVEDDYVSNVRNNCWKERQTKTDLLYAAKVYRDDRMRKKAELMTMDNCRELDRLNNLFRGG, from the exons ATGGAAGGGAACAGGGACGAGGCAGAGAAATGTATAAACATAGCGACGAAAGCCCTCGAAGCCGGAGACAAGGAGAAAGCGCTCAAGTTTCTCAACAAGGCGGAGAAGCTTTTCCCAACCGCCAGAGCCAAAG CTTTGTTGGATGCGTTAACGAAAAATGGAAGCTCGGCAGGTAACGGCGCGTATCGCAGGAGACCAGCAGAGCGCTCAGAAACTACCGGTGCCCAGCCAGAGGGAGAAAGCCAAGAATCTGGAGGAGGTGAATCTTCTAAAGGCTTCAACAAAGAGCAGGTTGAAGGCGTGCAAAG AATAAAGCGGTGTAAGGACTACTACGAAGTGCTTGGTGTCAGCAAAGAAGCTAACGAAGATGAGCTGAAGAAAGCCTACAGGAAACTAGCACTGAAGTTCCATCCAGATA AACATGCACCCGGAGCAACAGAGGCCTTTAAAA AGATTGGAAATGCATACGCAGTGCTGAGCAACGCAGACAAGAGACGGCAGTATGACCTGACAGGAGGGGAGGAGCCGAGCAGCCCCAGTCACTCGCATGGAGGAGGTTTTGACTTCCACAGGGGCTTCGAGGCGGACATCACCCCTGAGGACCTCTTCAACATGTTCTTTGGAGGCGGCTTCCCCTCCT CAAGCGCACACACTTTCACCAACGGCAGAACGAGCTACAGTCATCAGACGGATTACCGACAAGAGAGgacagaagaaagaggagaT GGTGGTTTTTCAATGTTTATTCAGCTGATGCCAATCGTGGTCCTGATTTTAGTGTCAATACTGAGCCAGATGATGGTTTCCCCTCCACCTTACAGCCTCTACTCTCGGCC atCCACGGGTCAGACTGTAAAAAGGCAGACAGAGAACCTGCAAGTTGACTACTACGTCACTAGAGATTTCAAATCAGAGTTTAAGGGCTCAGCACTGCAGCAAATTGAGAAAAATGTAGAAGATGACTATGTATCTAATGTCAGAAATAACTGTTGGAAGGAGAGACAGACAA AAACAGACCTGCTTTATGCTGCTAAGGTTTACAGGGATGACCGAATGCGCAAGAAGGCAGAACTCATGACCATGGACAACTGCAGGGAGCTGGACAGACTAAATAACCTGTTCAGAGGCGGATGA
- the LOC110957071 gene encoding tetratricopeptide repeat protein 39B: MYFERFVVKFPFFCYFFQVELSHPSKDGLSPAVDLEAALKDSSAALDLFLNNRFGDALALLKPWKDQSMYHATGYSSILVMQAGMTFEPKDMDAAMTSLGESLQICQRFRKKTGIMESLTNLWYRQPVENLTEEEMHAELCYAEALLQKAALTFLDESIIGFIKGGMRIRNSYQIFKNCHTMAIATKEGGSQKSTHVHFRGGVSMGIGSFNLMLSLLPARVLRLMEFLGFSGDREVGLSELREGAASSSLRSILSTLTLLMYHLYITVILGIGDGNLTEADTLLEPYKQKFPNGALILFYTARIAVLKGNFTFAQEKFLACIASQEEWRQIHHLCYWELMWAYSFKQNWREAYRYANLLCKESKWSQAIYVYQKAAILSMLPEEEVTKLGENVVELFRQVDGLKLRIAGKSIPTEKFAAKKAQRYSSSNPVKLVVPALEMMYMWNGFTVVGKRPRLIEGILSTLEKAEEQLQQDPNPSEYHLDDQCVVQLLKGLCLRELGRLVQAEICFNHVISSESNIKHDNYLVPFTMYELGLLYKKNGDISKAITVIENAKTNYKDYNMESRLHFRIHAALNTMGSFAAKLPPSRTPA, from the exons ATGTACTTTGAAAGGTTTGTTGTGAAGTTTccctttttctgttatttctttcAGGTGGAATTAAGCCATCCCAGTAAGGATGGACT ATCCCCTGCAGTAGATTTAGAGGCAGCTCTGAAGGATTCCTCCGCTGCCCTCGATCTGTTCCTAAACAACAGGTTTGGGGATGCGCTGGCTCTTTTAAAACCCTG GAAGGACCAGAGCATGTACCATGCAACGGGCTACAGCAGCATCTTGGTGATGCAGGCAGGTATGACCTTTGAGCCAAAGGACATGGATGCTGCCATGACGTCGCTGGGAGAGTCTCTACAGATCTGCCAGAG ATTTCGGAAGAAAACTGGAATAATGGAGAGCTTGACCAACCTATGGTACAGACAAccagttgaaaatctgacagaag AAGAGATGCATGCAGAACTGTGCTATGCTGAGGCGTTGCTGCAGAAAGCTGCTCTCACCTTCCTGGATGAAAGTATCATCGGCTTCATCAAAGGAGGGATGAGAATCCGAAACAGTTATCAGATTTTCAA GAACTGTCACACGATGGCAATTGCCACGAAAGAGGGGGGCAGTCAGAAGAGCACACATGTTCACTTCAGGGGCGGGGTCAGCATGGGCATCGGATCATTTAATCTG ATGCTGTCTCTGCTTCCGGCCAGAGTCCTCAGACTGATGGAGTTTCTGGGTTTCTCTGGAGACAGG GAAGTGGGTTTGTCAGAGTTGAGGGAGGGAGCAGCCAGCAGCAGCCTACGCTCCATCCTCAGCACCCTGACTCTGCTGATGTATCATCTCTACATCACCGTCATACTGG GTATTGGTGATGGAAACCTCACTGAGGCTGATACTCTGCTGGAACCCTACAAGCAAAAGTTCCCTAAT GGAGCCCTCATTCTGTTCTACACTGCAAGAATTGCTGTGCTCAAAGGAAACTTCACCTTT GCCCAGGAGAAGTTCCTGGCCTGTATTGCCTCTCAGGAAGAGTGGCGTCAGATTCACCACCTGTGTTACTGGGAGCTGATGTGGGCCTACTCCTTCAAGCAAAATTGGAGAGAAGCTTATCGATATGCCAATCTGTTGTGCAAGGAGAGCAAATGGTCGCAG GCCATCTATGTATATCAGAAGGCTGCCATCTTGAGCATGCTCCCGGAGGAAGAAGTGACTAAACTGGGAGAAAATGTGGTAGAATTATTCAG GCAGGTGGATGGTCTCAAACTGAGAATTGCTGGGAAGTCGATTCCAACGGAGAAGTTTGCGGCAAAGAAGGCTCAGAGATACTCTTCCTCTAACCCTGTCAAACTAGTCGTCCCGGCGCTG GAAATGATGTACATGTGGAATGGCTTCACAGTGGTCGGCAAAAGACCGAGGTTGATTGAAGGAATCTTGTCAACTTTGGAGAAAGCTGAGGAGCAGCTCCAACAGGATCCAA ACCCATCAGAGTATCACCTGGATGACCAGTGTGTTGTCCAGCTGCTGAAGGGTTTGTGTCTAAGAGAGCTGGGCCGTCTGGTTCAGGCTGAGATCTGCTTCAATCACGTCATTTCCAG TGAAAGTAACATAAAGCATGACAACTATCTGGTGCCGTTCACCATGTACGAGCTGGGCCTTTTGTACAAGAAGAACGGTGACATCAGCAAGGCCATCACCGTGATTGAAAATGCCAA GACAAACTACAAAGACTACAACATGGAGTCAAGACTACACTTCCGCATCCATGCAGCTCTCAACACCATGGGCTCCTTTGCAGCCAAACTTCCTCCTTCACGTACGCCGGCTTAA
- the snapc3 gene encoding snRNA-activating protein complex subunit 3, with protein sequence MAAAYPNTNIPDYEYAEVNTKPFHIGSFRQEWMNRLEPTEYSYQQQDEDTFHANFAEETGVGAETLAELKSICSIDSLRCHPEDEQPDMEVVPPNPTLKTLIQRKKRQDYRASLKVTKNRHDIYADELERLTAGKRPEDVTDLIPEGEVILTINVYYPAVFEKFTYNRSHMTLLMTGSHSLAELRDAICCVSDLQVCGEFSNTPDVAPDFISKDHYKSAFFFFEGVFYNDMRFPECQDISKTTMEWAKARNFPSFTQAKMEDTRMADLKVKVGFPYLYCHQGDCEHLVIITDVRLSHRSDCLDRKLFPLLTHKHRIVTQKCAVCHLFIGRWFTTDDHFAPSDPCLFCDKCFRMLHYDAQGNKLGDFLAYPYVDRGAFN encoded by the exons ATGGCGGCCGCATACCCAAACACGAACATCCCCGATTATgaatatgctgaagttaacaCTAAACCGTTTCATATCGGCTCTTTCAGACAGGAGTGGATGAACAGACTGGAGCCGACAGAGTACTCCTACCAGCAGCAGGACGAGGACACGTTTCACGCCAACTTTGCCGAAGAAACCGGAGTCGGAGCGGAGACATTGGCCGAGCTCAAGTCCATCTGCAG TATTGATTCTCTTCGTTGCCATCCTGAAGATGAGCAGCCTGACATGGAAGTTGTTCCTCCAAACCCGACACTGAAAACATTGAT aCAAAGGAAAAAGAGACAAGATTATAGAGCTTCTCTGAAAGTCACCAAGAACAGACATGACATCTACGCAGATGAACTG GAGCGTTTAACTGCCGGGAAGAGACCAGAAGATGTGACTGACTTGATCCCAGAAGGAGAAGTCATTCTAACCATCAACGTCTACTACCCAGCCGTTTTTGAGAAA TTCACCTACAACAGATCCCACATGACTCTGCTGATGACAGGCTCACACAGCTTGGCAGAGCTCAGGGACGCCATTTGCTGCGTCAGCGACCTGCAAGTGTGTGGAGAGTTCAGCAACACGCCAGACGTGGCTCCGGACTTCATCAGCAAA GATCATTACAAATCTGCGTTCTTCTTCTTCGAAGGAGTTTTCTACAATGACATGCGGTTTCCTGAGTGCCAGGACATCAGCAA AACCACTATGGAATGGGCAAAGGCTCGTAACTTCCCTTCCTTCACTCAGGCCAAGATGGAGGACACAAGGATGGCGGATCTGAAAGTGAAAGTGGGATTCCCGTACCTCTACTGTCATCAGGGAGACTGCGAACATCTCGTCATCATCACAGACGTCCG ACTTTCCCATAGGAGCGACTGCCTCGACAGGAAACTGTTTCCGCTTCTCACGCACAAGCACAGGATCGTCACCCAGAAGTGTGCCGTTTGCCACCTTTTCATCGGCAG ATGGTTTACCACAGATGACCATTTTGCTCCCAGTGACCCGTGTCTCTTCTGTGACAAATGCTTCCGGATGCTGCACTATGACGCTCAAGGCAACAAGCTGGGAGATTTCTTGGCCTATCCCTACGTGGACCGTGGTGCATTTAACTGA